Proteins from a single region of candidate division WOR-3 bacterium:
- a CDS encoding T9SS type A sorting domain-containing protein, whose product MVKRSFLSTIILLGNGILVEVCAQRLDTLWTRAYGGYYPEYGYSVKQTYDGGFICVGITMSYGNGGYDAWLLKLNTGGDTVWTKTYGGNYDDAGYQVIQTSDGDYVIVGKKNNYGTTYDDVWLLKVNSNGDTLWTKAYGGTHNDYGRSIQQTSDGGYIIAGGTCSFGQGTPTYWNIYLIKTDNQGDTTWTKVYGEDGFVDDIAYSVIQTTDGGYLICGCTGLHPQYDLYLIKTDSNGNVLWTKKYGGTGQEIGYSVIESNGSYLAAGYTNSYPPNPSNFYLLKLNPTGDTIWTKKYDLGGDEHGHCIKEAYDGGYIITGFTYLPNQYAQDICLVRIDFNGDVIWTKIFQKADHFDDAVEIQRTDDNGYIIVGYTQFLYWDNRANEQLYLVRTQPETAVEERVSDNETKISFYIYPNFLTNNKIVIKYYLNQRALIDIAVYDILGKRVRHLLTTYAEADEYKLSWDGKDDYHNNLPAGIYFIKCNNVARKLVKTK is encoded by the coding sequence ATGGTGAAACGAAGCTTTTTATCCACCATAATTCTTTTGGGTAACGGTATTTTAGTTGAAGTCTGTGCTCAGCGACTTGATACATTGTGGACCAGGGCTTACGGTGGATATTACCCAGAATACGGCTATTCAGTTAAACAAACTTATGATGGTGGATTTATATGTGTAGGTATCACAATGTCTTACGGTAATGGGGGATATGATGCCTGGTTATTAAAACTTAATACTGGTGGTGATACAGTATGGACCAAAACTTATGGTGGTAATTATGATGATGCTGGATACCAGGTGATACAAACCAGTGATGGAGACTATGTTATAGTTGGGAAGAAAAATAATTATGGTACAACTTATGATGATGTTTGGCTTTTAAAGGTCAATTCTAACGGTGATACTTTATGGACGAAGGCTTACGGGGGCACGCACAATGATTATGGCCGCTCAATACAACAGACATCTGATGGTGGATATATAATTGCGGGTGGAACGTGTTCTTTTGGTCAGGGTACTCCTACCTATTGGAATATTTATCTCATAAAGACAGATAATCAGGGTGATACAACATGGACTAAAGTTTATGGTGAAGATGGATTTGTAGATGATATCGCATATTCTGTTATTCAAACTACTGATGGTGGTTATCTCATTTGTGGTTGCACCGGACTTCATCCTCAATATGATCTTTATCTCATAAAAACAGATAGTAATGGCAATGTTCTTTGGACAAAAAAATATGGTGGCACAGGCCAGGAAATAGGATATTCGGTAATAGAAAGCAATGGTTCCTATCTGGCTGCAGGATATACAAACTCATATCCACCCAATCCGAGCAATTTCTATCTTTTGAAATTAAATCCAACTGGGGATACGATTTGGACAAAAAAATACGATCTCGGAGGTGATGAACATGGGCACTGTATAAAAGAGGCTTATGATGGTGGATATATCATTACTGGATTTACATATCTGCCCAATCAGTATGCCCAGGATATTTGCCTTGTGAGAATTGATTTCAACGGTGATGTGATCTGGACAAAAATCTTTCAAAAGGCAGATCACTTTGATGATGCTGTGGAAATTCAAAGAACAGATGACAATGGCTACATAATTGTTGGATATACTCAATTTTTATATTGGGATAATCGGGCAAATGAGCAACTTTATCTTGTTAGAACACAACCGGAAACAGCCGTTGAAGAACGGGTTTCGGACAATGAAACTAAAATTTCATTTTATATATATCCTAATTTCTTAACAAATAATAAAATTGTGATTAAGTATTATTTAAACCAGAGGGCACTCATTGATATCGCAGTTTACGATATTCTTGGAAAAAGAGTGCGGCATTTATTAACTACATATGCTGAAGCAGATGAATATAAACTCTCGTGGGATGGTAAAGATGATTATCATAATAACTTGCCCGCTGGTATATATTTTATCAAATGTAACAATGTGGCGAGAAAATTAGTAAAGACAAAATAA
- a CDS encoding T9SS type A sorting domain-containing protein: MEHQTQPPSIAILSNTTRQLILNIKIHGMFLQDTTIGGKTYQRILIPQEITTEKTQLTRPFFFDRIYPNPTKGMIKIRFNSPDERKITIKLYDVCGCLVHKDLIKSRLGMNEVLIRPEGLSAGIYFVRLEVENYGQMEKIILFK, encoded by the coding sequence ATGGAACATCAGACCCAACCCCCCTCAATAGCCATCCTCAGCAATACCACGCGTCAGTTAATCCTTAATATCAAAATTCACGGCATGTTCTTACAAGATACAACAATAGGAGGGAAAACTTACCAGCGGATATTAATTCCTCAAGAAATAACTACAGAAAAGACGCAACTTACGAGACCATTTTTCTTTGATAGAATCTATCCAAATCCGACAAAGGGGATGATAAAAATCAGATTCAATTCACCGGACGAGCGCAAGATTACAATTAAACTCTATGATGTCTGTGGCTGTTTGGTGCACAAAGATTTAATAAAATCACGGCTTGGAATGAATGAAGTTTTGATAAGACCAGAAGGTCTATCTGCGGGTATCTATTTTGTGAGATTAGAGGTGGAAAACTACGGGCAAATGGAAAAGATAATATTGTTTAAGTAA
- a CDS encoding S8 family peptidase, whose product MSLALMLFLSLLKVSVVECQEVKSLKCESDSTLEVIIHLKDQPDLSILPSHFSKSEKITYLKKFAQTSQQPLLDYLLCFSDQIVEIKTYWIFNGLYLKATKRVIDDIARHQKVSFITRNDKIYLDKTENCDSDKRMAGYNIRIIKADSCWNEGFDGTGVIIGNIDSGVDTTHPALQGKWYPGGWYDAVNGLPGPYDDNGHGTFTMGIICGGDGNGPFPEDIGVAPGVRFIVAKAFNSQGAAPYSAIHDCLQWFATKNAKILNNPYTQPEFDSLSLEFWNDLLNLRNLGVWPIFKVGTTTAPAPPSSVKTPGSYPILIAAGATDSLDNRMLWSCRGPAPNHSPWNDTLYWGRPDWNLIKPDIVAPGHNIKSAWPGGQYDVSNGTSWAAAHVTGALAILLQKDSTAAYETVYQTLLNYTDRPPQGGPYPNNEYGWGRLNIYSALHALGSEEISHKILSSILSISPNPFSKECNILIQHANNKEIYSLKIYDAKGAIVKLFKTKNNILPMRIVWDGTNDNRETVPSGIYFVELQQQNERFIRKIVYVK is encoded by the coding sequence ATGTCTTTAGCATTAATGCTCTTTTTATCATTACTTAAAGTAAGTGTGGTTGAATGCCAAGAGGTAAAAAGTCTAAAATGTGAATCGGACAGTACATTAGAAGTCATTATCCATTTAAAAGACCAGCCTGATCTGTCAATACTTCCATCCCATTTTTCAAAAAGTGAAAAGATAACCTATCTTAAGAAATTTGCCCAAACGAGCCAACAGCCACTGTTAGATTATTTATTATGTTTTTCTGACCAAATAGTGGAAATAAAAACCTATTGGATCTTCAACGGGTTGTATTTAAAAGCAACCAAACGAGTGATTGATGATATTGCGCGTCATCAAAAAGTTTCATTCATCACAAGAAATGATAAAATCTACTTAGATAAAACCGAGAACTGTGATTCTGATAAAAGGATGGCTGGTTATAATATCCGTATAATCAAGGCCGATTCCTGCTGGAATGAAGGTTTTGATGGAACTGGTGTTATTATTGGTAATATTGATTCGGGTGTTGATACTACACATCCGGCGCTTCAAGGGAAATGGTATCCAGGTGGTTGGTATGATGCAGTAAATGGTCTACCAGGACCTTATGATGATAATGGGCACGGAACATTCACTATGGGAATTATCTGTGGTGGGGACGGTAACGGTCCGTTTCCTGAAGATATAGGGGTAGCACCGGGAGTAAGGTTTATTGTTGCTAAAGCGTTCAATAGCCAGGGGGCAGCACCTTATTCTGCCATTCATGATTGTTTGCAATGGTTTGCGACAAAAAACGCGAAAATCCTTAACAATCCCTATACACAACCTGAATTTGACTCGCTATCTCTGGAATTTTGGAATGATCTTTTAAATTTGCGTAATCTTGGTGTCTGGCCAATTTTCAAAGTTGGTACAACAACTGCGCCCGCACCACCAAGTTCTGTAAAAACGCCAGGAAGTTATCCCATTCTCATAGCTGCTGGTGCTACTGATAGCCTTGATAATAGAATGCTTTGGTCGTGTCGTGGACCAGCACCTAATCATTCACCGTGGAATGATACATTATACTGGGGGAGGCCAGATTGGAATTTAATAAAACCTGACATTGTTGCCCCAGGGCACAATATAAAATCAGCATGGCCCGGGGGGCAGTATGATGTAAGCAATGGCACATCATGGGCTGCTGCGCATGTTACTGGTGCATTGGCAATCCTTTTGCAAAAAGATTCAACAGCCGCCTATGAGACAGTATATCAGACTTTGCTTAATTACACAGATCGGCCACCACAAGGAGGGCCATATCCTAACAACGAATATGGCTGGGGGAGGTTGAATATCTATTCAGCACTCCATGCCCTTGGGAGCGAAGAAATCAGTCACAAAATTCTTAGTTCAATATTATCCATTTCTCCCAATCCATTTAGTAAAGAGTGCAATATTCTAATCCAACATGCGAATAACAAAGAAATTTATTCTTTGAAAATCTACGATGCTAAGGGAGCAATAGTGAAATTATTTAAAACCAAAAATAATATTCTACCCATGAGAATCGTCTGGGATGGTACCAATGATAATCGAGAGACGGTGCCGAGTGGAATTTACTTTGTTGAATTACAACAGCAAAATGAAAGATTCATTAGGAAAATAGTATATGTTAAATAG